A genomic region of Ictidomys tridecemlineatus isolate mIctTri1 chromosome 10, mIctTri1.hap1, whole genome shotgun sequence contains the following coding sequences:
- the Tnnt2 gene encoding troponin T, cardiac muscle isoform X2 — translation MSDVEEEVVEEYEEEQEETAVEEEDWQEDEDEQDEAAEEEAEDGTGAEDETKAEDGLEDEARDAEDGPVEESKPKPRLFMPNLVPPKIPDGERVDFDDIHRKRMEKDLNELQTLIEAHFENRKKEEEELVSLKDRIEKRRAERAEQQRIRSEREKERQTRLAEERARREEEENRRKAEDEARKKKALSNMMHFGGYIQKTERKTGKRQTEREKKKKILAERRKVLAIDHLNEDQLREKAKELWQSIYNLEAEKFDLQEKFKQQKYEINVLRNRINDNQKVSKTRGKAKVTGRWK, via the exons ATGTCTGACGTGGAAGAAGAGGTGGTGGAGGAGTATGAGGA GGAGCAGGAAG AAACAGCTGTGGAAG AGGAAGACTGGCAAGAGGACGAAGACG AGCAGGACGAGGCAGCAGAAGAGGAGGCTGAAGATGGGACTGGGGCTGAGGATGAGACCAAGGCCGAAG ATGGACTAGAAGATGAAGCCAGAGATGCTGAAG ATGGCCCAGTGGAGGAGTCCAAACCCAAGCCCAG GCTGTTCATGCCCAACTTGGTGCCACCCAAGATCCCTGATGGAGAGAGAGTGGATTTTGAT GACATCCACCGGAAGCGCATGGAGAAGGACCTGAATGAGCTGCAGACGCTGATCGAGGCTCACTTTGAGaacaggaagaaggaggaggaggaactggTTTCTCTCAAAGACAGGATC GAGAAGCGACGAGCTGAGCGGGCTGAGCAGCAGCGCATCCGTAGTGAGCGGGAGAAGGAACGGCAGACCCGCCTGGCT GAGGAGAGGGCCCGGCgagaggaagaggagaacagGAGGAAGGCCGAGGACGAGGCCCGGAAGAAGAAGGCTTTGTCTAACATGATGCATTTTGGAGGCTACATCCAGAAG ACCGAGCGGAAGACTGGGAAGAGGCAGACTGAacgtgagaaaaagaaaaagattctagCTGAGAGGAGGAAGGTGCTGGCCATCGACCACCTGAATGAAGACCAACTGAG GGAGAAAGCCAAGGAACTGTGGCAGAGCATCTATAACCTGGAGGCAGAGAAGTTCGACCTGCAGGAGAAGTTCAAGCAGCAGAAATATGAA ATCAATGTCCTTCGAAACAGGATCAATGACAACCAGAAAGT CTCCAAGACCCGCGGGAAGGCCAAGGTCACTGGGCGCTGGAAGTAG
- the Tnnt2 gene encoding troponin T, cardiac muscle isoform X1 translates to MPNLVPPKIPDGERVDFDDIHRKRMEKDLNELQTLIEAHFENRKKEEEELVSLKDRIEKRRAERAEQQRIRSEREKERQTRLAEERARREEEENRRKAEDEARKKKALSNMMHFGGYIQKTERKTGKRQTEREKKKKILAERRKVLAIDHLNEDQLREKAKELWQSIYNLEAEKFDLQEKFKQQKYEINVLRNRINDNQKVSKTRGKAKVTGRWK, encoded by the exons ATGCCCAACTTGGTGCCACCCAAGATCCCTGATGGAGAGAGAGTGGATTTTGAT GACATCCACCGGAAGCGCATGGAGAAGGACCTGAATGAGCTGCAGACGCTGATCGAGGCTCACTTTGAGaacaggaagaaggaggaggaggaactggTTTCTCTCAAAGACAGGATC GAGAAGCGACGAGCTGAGCGGGCTGAGCAGCAGCGCATCCGTAGTGAGCGGGAGAAGGAACGGCAGACCCGCCTGGCT GAGGAGAGGGCCCGGCgagaggaagaggagaacagGAGGAAGGCCGAGGACGAGGCCCGGAAGAAGAAGGCTTTGTCTAACATGATGCATTTTGGAGGCTACATCCAGAAG ACCGAGCGGAAGACTGGGAAGAGGCAGACTGAacgtgagaaaaagaaaaagattctagCTGAGAGGAGGAAGGTGCTGGCCATCGACCACCTGAATGAAGACCAACTGAG GGAGAAAGCCAAGGAACTGTGGCAGAGCATCTATAACCTGGAGGCAGAGAAGTTCGACCTGCAGGAGAAGTTCAAGCAGCAGAAATATGAA ATCAATGTCCTTCGAAACAGGATCAATGACAACCAGAAAGT CTCCAAGACCCGCGGGAAGGCCAAGGTCACTGGGCGCTGGAAGTAG